Within Quercus lobata isolate SW786 chromosome 5, ValleyOak3.0 Primary Assembly, whole genome shotgun sequence, the genomic segment GAACATCAATAGtcaaaatttgagttttgtCAGTTTTGAGGTGCACTTTGGATTTAGACATTCTTTACTACAAATAGTAGCTGACATAGTAGAACAAAATTTAGAAGGAGATAAATATAATGTGCCGCAAAATGATTATTGAATGtgagtcttttttattttttatttttattatttttttttaagtcctatcataatatttgtttttatatagattaacagcgtttgagtttgagtttaaattggacttattagagagatagagtttcgcTCTATGTTAAGttttgattaaacaaaaataatttttttaaaaaatgataatgataaatttgagtttaagttggacttgttagagagatagggTCTCACTCTTTGTAaagtttgaactaaaaaaaaaaaattatttaaatattatactgatgtgaaaaattgtgagagtttcagaggtttcggttatatataataataataataataataataataataatacgtagataaaaaaaactaactctTACCTTAAAAAAATGGTGTTCTTTTGAGTTAAAAATTCATTCACTCAATAATACGTagataaaaaaaactaactctTACCTTAAAAAAATGGTGTTCTTTTGAGTTAAAAATTCATTCACTCCTCTTGAGTTTGTTTctcaataaaaatgataattgtcTTATTGTTGTAAAATAAGAGATAATATATaaaactagcctcatcacacgcgctTCGCACGTGCAATGaggcttttcattttttattttttattttttttataggatttttctctacttgattttttaaaaagttattagtACATGGGTTTTATACATGGATTAATCTAGGTGTTTTAGTGAGTTGAAAAATTTGTGTAAGAATATATGAGTAGAAATCTTGTTAttagtgtgtgtatgtatatatacacacaccaagCCAAGATTAATCCATGTATAAAACGCCTAGACTCTTGTGGTAGTGCCTATATTAAGAGAAAATCCCTTGATCCATAAACCTAGCCAATCTCTCAGTAGCCCTCCTACTCCTGCGTTTCTTGAGTTACCCAAGCACTTCCATCTAGTTTAGGGCCCTGGATTTAACCCTTCACTCtcaaacaaagaaaactttCTCCACATCACTAACATGTTCTCCATCTCCAATACTCCAAGTACTACTAACGAATCTGCTTTTTCCTATGAAGAAAAGGAGAAGAGTGATAGGAGGAAATAGCCTCACCCACAGGTAGGCACGTTTTCTACAGACACTAGGGTTTAGAGAGTAgcctttaatttatttatatccTTGGTATACAGGGATGGGGGAAGATGAAGGTCGAACCTAGACACCAGACCCCAAAGAGGGTGGTACTATTAGGGACACTCAGAACCCCAGCCTCCTAGGTGTGGATAATTGATATGTGAAATTGTGATTGCATTGAGGAACTTTTTAGTACAAAGtccttatattttttgataggccaaaaaaatattgaccccttgtgataaattaaccaattaatttagccaagtgaaattaattagattcgaTTACATGCAATGAGCGTggtaacacaaataaatcatcaaataactaaatatgcagcggaaaataaatttacacggtgatttgtttacgaatggggaaaacctacacggcaaaaaccccatcgggtgatttttaggtcaccactcccgaaattccactattatcacaacaagcggttacaagtaccttataccaacctacagttgaacccttaccccaatacccaatttgacttgttttgtagtgacaatctctccttttgatgcacggcttcCAGTACGTAtctaaccaatttgatgcgcggatcccagtacgcggctTACTCCTTTGCATGAATCCAAGTaagtgactaactccacagcaaccctttgattgttgtagttgatttgcagcagtttcacatagaaacaccaataagatcttcaatgttggtgcaagagactttgtTTGGTTACGGAACCCAAAGACGTACAAGAAACGCAgtaagaactctttcttctgtagggggaggctagggtttcaaaaagaaaaccttatgaagctttctagggttagggtttttctttttctacctcccttaaataggagcttaatgggctttcctattccaaataggtttacacaaaccttaggttttcctagtccaataaggattatacaaacccataaacaaatagccttttagaataaaaatgttgCTGGCTATAGTCTGAATCCTATAAGCTTGATAGATCAAgacatctatcgagctttaatgaatctcaaTAGATCAAGCTTCTGTCGAGGAGGTATTGAGACCTACAgtttgcacttttcttgagcagttcttgagtaatcttcatgtcttcaatttaaccactagtaatgatcatcttgaaccttcttagatttacccaaatacaagtaaaatgcgttttgtcaaaggatatgccaatcacataaaaatatgtccttaacattttttttggtagaaagggAGAATATAGTTATTCATAGTGAGTACATGCAAAAGTGCTTAGCTCATAGACATTCTCCAGTAGTCCCCAACTCCCTATTTGTCTTAGATCCCCATACATAACGTTGATATACAAAAGATGGAAAGTGCAGGGGCAGTGCTAAAGCAtattcagggggttcaaatgaaccccctgacttcaaaagaaaaaactatatatataattttttttttggttagcttaatactttaatttatttttaaatatatattttttgcacaTCTTTATTGCAAGTATTTTCAACTTTAAGAATaaagagtaatttttttttttttgagaaaccaaataaagagtaagtgtttgtgaattgtaagtgtaattcttttttataaatttatattatgtgtgtgTAAGTGCAtacattactttttgttataatgttacgtatttgtgtaaattatgatgtgtgtggatgtttgtatgtacaatataaatataatataactttatataatttaataattaagaaatagaGAAGGTTTttttacatgtgtgtgtattgttgtcttattataataactttttgtaataaagttagtaaaattcaagaaaacaaTTGTAAAGTTAATGATTGCTCAAGTATTTAATTGGTTAAGTAGACATATAGTGTATAATTTATGTATGAATAAGTGTGGTTGTGtgcgtcaataattaatatggAGCCAATGAGTTGAGATTCATTtagtctaaaatatttttacgaaaacaaagtcaaatagataataacaactgtataaagataaaaatgttagacaaacttaacaaaataaaatgattatagACTCGTAGCTACCCATATTGGCAATAGATATTCATAATGAACTATCATGtaacattcaaaatttgaaaatttgtagaataaaattgtaaaactttatgtatttttttttaataactcgatatattcaagttctctttttattaaaattttgtaatgacCTCCCTAAACAAAATTCTTAGAGCCGCCACTGGGAAAGTGGTCATATTCTTGAACTCTGCTTGGTTGGTCTCCCCCTTATTTGCCAGTACATTGGCACACCCTTTAGCTTGACAGTCAAGCCGAGGACAAACGGTCCATTCTCGCTCCATTAGCATCCTGCAATCATAAACCAAAACAGatagaacacacacacacacacacacataaaagcACCCCCACTTCTCGCTCTGATTCATGCCCGAGCTTTTGCAGCACCTCTTGGATCTTTGAAACCCGACTCTTCAAACCACTAACCCACTCTATGGCTTTCTTATACTTAACTTTGGATCTAGCCAGCGCTTCTTTCAATCGAGCTTGAAAATTGCCGGTGTCGGGTTCTTCTTCGTTTTGGTGGGTTTGGAGCTCGGTCTCTAAGGAGGAGAGTTGAGCGCAGCGAGAGAGGAGAGACCTAACGGCGTCGTAAAATTCAGTGCAATCTCGTTGAAGCCAATCCAAGGTTTAAAAGTCCTGTTTGTCGATGCCACCATCGTTTCCACGTCCCCAGACCACAATGAAAGCTCTGAAACTATTAGCTTCTTCAATGACTCTGCTGTCTTCATGTGTCACCGGAGTGAGTTGGTTGAGATTGCTATTGGTAGAGGATTTTTTTGGAAACTTTCGGAGTAGTGAGAGTGGGCCCATATCTTCTCCGGACATGTCATCGGTGGTGGGCCCCACTGCCACTGTAATGACGTCGTCGTCGTCGTTGTTGTTGTTAGTCTCCTCTTCCATCTCTTCCCCAATGGATCTTGTCATTGTCATGTCATCGTTCCCCTCTTCGTCTTCCTCTTCTTGtttctgtttctttctcttGTAAATACTTAATTTTTTCTTGTACGAGAGGAAGGGGCAGGGGTGAACCTAGGATTTCAAGTTAAGGGGggttgaagtaaaaaaaaaaaaaaaaaaaaacccaaataggCATTCATATGGTATTAACTCAATCaatataaatacacaaaatcattgtttcttaatacattaagatacaatcatctaccaacaacgacaaaaaaacacaaaataatattgttttataaGATCATTagttgtggcaaaaaaaaaaagaaaaaaaaaatcgcaaaCCGAAACTTACTTTTGCTActttaatatagcatttgaaagGTCTCATATAGtagtttttttgtaattttattttctaaatactaaatatttagcatttaaaaCATCTGATGCTAGTATTCTAATATTGAGTTGACAaggatattttattttcattttaaagttttgtttttgttaagtttttgagtttgGTAGTTGCTAGTTGGGCTAGGCTAAATTAAAGTGAGGGGGGCCTAAGTTTTTGGAAGAGGAAGAAGCAactctagaaaaaaaatatatatatataacaaataatttttttttctttgggctgGAGGgagcgccccccccccccccttggaGTCCGTCCCTGGGCAGGGGATATAGTTTCGGTAATGGTCTTGGTATTGGATTTGAACCTTGCTGCTTGTAGGAGTGGTGGAGGCTTATATAGACTCCCACCCGCTCTCAGGCGACCCATTGCTCCTCTGCCAGGAGCGTTGTCTTTTGAGCTCTTTTTCTCTTAATAATAATCAAGTATTGATTTGATTTATGAGGTAAGCGGAACGATCACATAGTTGTTATATGTTTTCCCAATAAACTctagacaaaataataataataataataataataataataatatatgacatgtaggtaaaaaaatgaactcttacattaaaaaaatggtgTGCTTTTGAGTTAAAAACTCATTCATTCCTCTTGCGTTTGTTTctcaataaaaatgataattgtcTTACTGTTGTAAAATAAGAGATATTATATAAAACTAGTACTCTAATACTGGGCTGACtaggattattttattttaaaggtttttttttggttaagtttttgagtttgatAGTTGTTAGTTGGGCTAGGCTAATTAAAAGGGAGGGGGTCTAAGTTTTTGGAAGAGGGAGACACaactcttgaaaaaaaatatgtaaccaataaaaaaattttactttttttttatttgggctaGAGgggcccaaaattttttttttgggccgcGCGCGGGGTggtggggtgggggggtggggtgggCTTGGGCGCCCCCCTTGGGTCCGTCCCTAGGTAGGGGATTTGGTTATGGTTATGGTTTTGGTAATGGTAATGGTATTGGTATTGGATTTGAACATCGTTGCTTGTAGGAGTGGTGGAGGCTTATATAGACCCTCACCTACTTTCAGACTACCCATTGCTCCACCATCAGAAGAGTTGTGTCTTTTGAGCTATTTTTCTCTTAATAATAATCAAGTATTGATTTGATTTATGAGGTAAGCGGAATGATCACACAGTTATTATATGTTTTCCCAAGAAAATttagacataataataataataataataataataataacaacaaaaaataataataataattttgggcTTTGAGACAGGTGTGAAATTTTGTGAATCCCTTCATCCCTGACCATCTTtctttctgtttattttttacatttttgggcTGTGGCCCAAGATGACTTGAGTCCAACAATAAATAGACCCGGTATTCATTTGGAAATaacttatttaatattttttttttccttttgtgacAAAAAAGACCTGACGTTTTGAGGAAAAACCATAGAGTGAGACTCGCAAATAGTTAATTGAACCTGACTTTTTGACCAAAATGTTAGTGTGGGGATGAGCAATAGTACCTAGCTGGTTAAGCAATAAGTTAaccaaaccaaaagaaaaaagaaaaaagaaaaaaagcttcTTTCTTGTGGgactcacaaaaaaataaacaaacaaaaagatcCCTTATATCAGCTTATAATTGTGTCAAATTGCACACCAAATCAagtcaaatattaaaaagttcagaacttaatcattttattttattttattttaaatatgagatgggtttgggctcatattaataatttatttgttgggATTTGTATCTAAACACAttctttcattaataaaaatattttattttatgtgaattATATGAACATTAGACATCATTCATTTGATGAATAGTCTATGAGATGATTGTATGTGATTTAAGTATGGAATGTGATTTGCCTATAGAAgatataaatttcaattaattataaaCTCATAAATCTTAGTTTGCAGTGTGCAATGAAATTGGACATTTCATCTTTTCAGTTTATGACATATCAATCATGATGACTGTCTTAATCATAGAAGTGAAGATTTCTAATTGATATATTGGTGAGTATTTGGAATACATTGAATCTGACCACTATATATCAATGTTCTATAACTACTATCACTTGAACAAATAATCTCATGAGAGGCGTACAATAATAATTTAGGAAAAGGTTGAGACTTTGTAAattgtagttaaaaaaaaaaaaaaaaaaatgattgaaatacaaTTTGGTTCTTTGGAGTTTACAGAGGTTAGTATTTTTGACAATTATTTTCGTTCTTAAAGTTTTAGTTTGGTCCCCAAGTTTACAGACACAGCCAATTTAATCCTTTTGTCAGTTGCCATTACAATTTTGGATCAAGTTCCTATAATGAACCCAtttttagtattaaatttaggttttctttcccttttcaattttttcaatctttctctcttctctcctttGGCACAACCACCTCTTTTCTTTTGGTCGCTACCACCACTCCTTTATCTGATGAAGAGCCAATTTAATATAATGGGTTTAAGTTTGAAATTTACTATCGAAGGGTGTGTGTACGAGTTATTCTACTATAGATTTGGTTATCTcctcttgcttttttttttttttttttggtgaagggTGTTTGTTTCAGGATTTGATTGTAGTTGTTTTGTAGGTAATTTTGATGAGCAATTTGGTTTATAATGTAAGGGgacaaaattggcctttgccctttttaaaaaatcaatccagcattttgccccatttctcaaactaattagaaaaatgcccctcttttgaaactcgactttctcaaaatcgagtttaaaagaaaaaaaaaatttctggaggactatagtgacgttttaaggatctatagtggcattttataaCTTGATCTTCATGAACTTGAGTTCAATGcaagtttttcccttttttaacctataactcgagttcatggagctcgagttacaaaacgccactataggctcATTAAAACGTTACTATaagctccttaaaacgccactataggacttaaactatattttgagaaagtcgagttttaaaaaaggggcatttccctaaatAATTTGGGAAATGGGGTaaaatgctggattgttttttaaaaaggacaaaggccaattttttccTAATGTAAGGTATTGAGAATCTGAGATATGAAATTTGGATGTAGGAGAGAATGTCTAATATATTCTCAATTGTCTATTTATTGTTTAGAAGTAGATCTATCATGCTCCAAACTCAGCTGTATGAGTCAATGACTTGAGAAAAGTTGCACATCAATTGTCTATTTATTGTATAGAAGTAGATGAGATCTATCATGCTCCAAACTCAAACTGTTTGAGTCAATCACTTGACAAAAGCAGCGTGCAAGACCGTATTAAAGGATATTGTTTGTTTTACACAATGTTTTTTTATAACCTTAATACGTGACTTTAAATGACATTTATAAGTCACAGTTACACACATTGTCTAGAACAAGTTTTTACCTTACTAAAAAGAGTCATAATTATCTCCAAAAATTAATGGAGTAAATAATAGctaataaaataccattaacatttttttcaaaaaaaaaaaaaaataccattaacATTAATTTCTAAGAAtaattctataataaaaaaagaaaaaaaaatatatatatatacattgacATGATCCACAGTATGTACCATAGtaaagaataataaagaaaagtcCATGGATTCAGAGTTGCATTGGATAATGTCAATAAGTTTTACATGAGATAGCAAATTAGAATAGagtttttcaatttgtaaacttcaattctacTGTGCTGATTTGTTTTCCTTGGAATTGGTAGTTAAGCCGTCACAGTGGTTTTTTCTTTGGAATAATTTTTCCATCGGTTTTCTTAGTGTCACCATATTGCGCATGATTTTGGTTCTAATGTTATTCCTATTAGCACACtattgtgtttgattgttttaATCAAAGGCCTTACATAATTGGACTAATTAACTGGACATAATTGGCACAATCGGAGTCTTTGCCTCTCTtcttgtttaataaataaaaattaatggagTAAATAATAGCTAATAAAATACCGTTAACATTTCCAAGAATAAttctataattaaaatatatatatatatttatatatatatatgttgacaTGATCTACAGTATGTACCATAGTAAAGAATAATAAAGAACAGTCCGTGGTTTCAGAGTTGCATTGGATAATGTCAATAAGTTTTAAATGAGATAGCAAATTAGAATAGagtttttcaatttgtaaactttAATTCTATTGTGCTGATTTGTTTTTCTTGGAATTGGTAGTTAAGCTGTCTCAGTGCTTTTTCCTTTGGAATAATTTTTCCATCGATTTTCTCAACGTCACCATAATGCGCATGctttttgtaaggacacgattctttggcggcccaataaggatgttgggctcgcgcatgaaagatccctcacaatatgatttgcagagagtgggcttgaaaaactagccgttggtcacggggcgatgctccggtcttgattttagaggaattcatatagcaagaggagttgggtttgaatatttaagCTCTGCAGGGTCGCATCatatggggttggactcctcggacttgatctgAGGGTCATTAAAGTCTTACCCCGGTTCCCCgacggtgggtttttctgtGATATGCAGGTGTTCTCCTGATGTTTTCCCCCAAGGAGTCTTTGTTTTTGAGGTGGAATGGGGCCTccctttagatttacttgctttcttcttttatactcgtctgcgttaactgtccttcgtccacgtgtagggtcaacctttacaagactgatatttgtcccatcagtctaatcccagaattgttggggatgattgataaggctgaagaatacggctctgctaggtgcagagtcttatctgggaagggtcataagggtaactttcccaagatattttaggtctcttttcaagtttagtcctataccagttttacccctttattccggtgagattttggatctgccgaggactgaactgtcctcggctgtattccaaaacagtcttgtgctctatgttatcgggcttgcgccatagctctcctcggcttgggccatagctctcctcggcttgggccttcggactctccacgagcaaatgggcctgtcccatagattattgggccccacacttTTGGTTCTGGTGTTATTCCTATTAGCACAATATTGTGTTTGATTGCTTTAAGCAAAGGCCTTACATAATTGGACTAAATAATTAACTAGACATAATTGGCACAATCGAAGTCTCTGCCTCTCTtcttgtttaataaataaaaattaatggagTAAATAATAGctaataaaataccattaacATTTCCAAGAAtaattctataataaaaaatgaaatatatatatatatatatatatacattgacATGATCCACAATATGTACGATAGtaaagaataataaagaaaagtcCGTCAGAGTTGCATTGGAGAATTTCAATAAGTTTTACATGAGATAGCAAATTAGAATAgagattttcaatttgtaaacttcaattctacTGTGCTGATTTGTTTTCCTTGGAATTGGTAGTTAAGCCGTTGCAGTGGTTTTTCCTTTGGAATAATTTTTCCATCGGTTTTCTCAACGTCACCATATTGCGCATGCTTTTGGTTCTGGTGTTTCCTATTAGCAGAATATTGTGTTTGATTGCTTTAATCAAAGGCCTTACATAATTGGACTAAATAATTAACTGGGCATAATTGGCACAATCAGAGTCTCTACCTCTCTTcttgtttaataaataagaatttatttaataaaacagTGATACAATTGGAACATTTTGCAAACAAGCATCATTAACTATAGATCTTTcgaaattgacaaaaaaattaagtgagAACATATAAGATGGATCCTTAGATTCTATCTGTGATCATAGCTAACAAAAACAAGTATTATGTGTATGaatgaaaatccaaaatcagACTTGACTTGAGGGAAGGACCAGGGCAAAACCATTGAAATTGATTGTAGTGGTAGAATTCAAAGAGAAGAAATTAACTTTACTGATGTCCGAAAAGCCTATTGCCGTCATTCTTGAGGACTTGAGAAGTAATGATCTTGTATGCTCTTTCTGTGGGATGAAAACTATCCCAAAAAACATAATCATTCACATCTGTACAGATTGCAGACAATGGGTTACATATTGGACCTACCTCTATTATTCCTGTACCACAGCATCCTTTCTCCGCTATCTTAAAGCCTGTATAtgtaatatacaaaaaaattattattattattttataaagaaaatagcaaaGATCAATCGGTGAAACAGGAGGTTATTTgctatttatttgattttcaaaaacaattacttAAGTAGTCTCATTTGGAACTCGAGTATATGAGAGTCGAGTTCCGAGGGGTAACTCAAGTCTCAATGACTCGAGTTCCATAGAGAAAAACACctaaattgagatttttttaaagtttttagtgGAACTTGAATTTCAAAGAGTCGAGTTCTTCACATTGCTAAATAGCCTCATTTGGAACTGGCTTCCAAATACTAGAGTTCCAAATGAAGCTACTTAACAAAATAGTTTCATTTGAGGTTACTCAAAGAAATTGTTTgtgaaattcaaataaatagCAAAAGAGGCTAGTGAAACAGGATGCTGGTAATGGTTGATGACAAAGTCATTAAGATAACAAcgtatgatttaaaaaaaaataaataaaaaacttctaTAAAATATTCTTTGGGTTCCTAAAATATAGGTTAAGTTTTAGGAATTTAAAATGTTTACGTTTTTTCATTTTGACCattcatttcaaatttcaatgacAAAAATAGAACAAATATAGAGTAGGTTCcatttttgtcactaaaatatttattctattaaatatattattaaaaaaaaattaatgagtgTGACAAAGTTTTCCTTTAAACCAATTTTGAATAAACCATTTTTGACACATAATTAGTTTTATAATTGCCATGTCCAAAATAGTATACATACCATAtttcaaggacaaaaaaaaaaaaagtgtcaaaaaTTTGTGAGTTACCATTCTTTTCAGGGTGTTCAATGAGATCAAGTAGAGGGTTGTAAATATCAAGATAGACCATTCTGCTATTAGGCATGTCCTTGTTAAGGGAATCCAACAAGGTAGTCAGTTTAGCATTGAACAACATTGCTAGCTGATTGTGGCCTTCTCCACACTGTCTGTGTAATCCTCCGGCAACAGTTCTTTGTGATGGCACACATCCGATTGGCGGAGCTCCGAATACTCCAATCCTTCGTGCTCCTAGTGAATAAAGTTCCTTGAAAACATAACGAGGGACGTCAAGTATTATTATTGTTCTTGtcagtttatttttagaatGAGGGTATTAAAAACTTATGGTTATTATGAGGTCTTGTAATTCTTGTCAATGTCattctttttggttctttggtaaTAGGAATAGGAAAGCAACACTATTGCTACAGTAATGAGCTTGAGTGTGACCAAGAAAGTTGTgtcattgaaatttgaaatttaattgataGGATGAAACCTTACCTTCAAGAATTTGGTAGCGTACTTAAGCATAAGGTCAGTGTAGGAAGCAAAATCGTACTTGTATCTTCGTGAAGTAGGTCCAAAATATACATTGGCAATGTCGCAGCTACTCAATGAAATGAGATATAGACTTCTGGTTAAGATGAAGTTTGTCCTGTTTACTCCAACAATTCCTTGAAGCCTCACAATGTATTCTTTTAACATTCCAAGTTGATCGGACATCGACCAGGTTAgctttgataaaaaaaaatatatcaaaaaaaatgataaaaagggAAATACATATTACAAACAAACCGTGagtgcacccaaaaaaaaaaaggaacaaaagtaTTGTGCGTGTACCGCTATTTTGGGTGTCAAGGGATCATATCCAGAGCCACCAGAAGCGAAGCAAACACCTGTAATGAGGTCTTGAGTTTGCAGGTTTGGATCCAAATATGCAGGTAAAAGCTCTTTAATTTCCAATTCCGCTGCTAAAAGTTGAAATGGTATCAAAAAGTGAACTTTGGGCACGGATTAAggaaatttataaaaagaatgaaaaattctattttgacTCTTATGTAGTCTAAAAGTTCAAGTGCGTTTGGAACAACTTATTTGTAGTAGcttatttgtataatatttatcaaaatatatagctTATTTGTataa encodes:
- the LOC115988971 gene encoding GDSL esterase/lipase EXL3-like isoform X3; amino-acid sequence: MHSLFVNSHPCSILLFKLILLVLFYNTTAVIKLPPNETYPAIFVFGDSTVDTGNNNNRITPSRANYSPYGNDFKGKVATGRFSNGKVPSDMIELEIKELLPAYLDPNLQTQDLITGVCFASGGSGYDPLTPKIALTWSMSDQLGMLKEYIVRLQGIVGVNRTNFILTRSLYLISLSSCDIANVYFGPTSRRYKYDFASYTDLMLKYATKFLKELYSLGARRIGVFGAPPIGCVPSQRTVAGGLHRQCGEGHNQLAMLFNAKLTTLLDSLNKDMPNSRMVYLDIYNPLLDLIEHPEKNGFKIAEKGCCGTGIIEVGPICNPLSAICTDVNDYVFWDSFHPTERAYKIITSQVLKNDGNRLFGHQ
- the LOC115988971 gene encoding GDSL esterase/lipase EXL3-like isoform X2 — its product is MHSLFVNSHPCSILLFKLILLVLFYNTTAVIKLPPNETYPAIFVFGDSTVDTGNNNNRITPSRANYSPYGNDFKGKVATGRFSNGKVPSDMIAELEIKELLPAYLDPNLQTQDLITGVCFASGGSGYDPLTPKIALTWSMSDQLGMLKEYIVRLQGIVGVNRTNFILTRSLYLISLSSCDIANVYFGPTSRRYKYDFASYTDLMLKYATKFLKELYSLGARRIGVFGAPPIGCVPSQRTVAGGLHRQCGEGHNQLAMLFNAKLTTLLDSLNKDMPNSRMVYLDIYNPLLDLIEHPEKNGFKIAEKGCCGTGIIEVGPICNPLSAICTDVNDYVFWDSFHPTERAYKIITSQVLKNDGNRLFGHQ
- the LOC115988971 gene encoding GDSL esterase/lipase EXL3-like isoform X1 codes for the protein MHSLFVNSHPCSILLFKLILLVLFYNTTAVIKLPPNETYPAIFVFGDSTVDTGNNNNRITPSRANYSPYGNDFKGKVATGRFSNGKVPSDMIAAELEIKELLPAYLDPNLQTQDLITGVCFASGGSGYDPLTPKIALTWSMSDQLGMLKEYIVRLQGIVGVNRTNFILTRSLYLISLSSCDIANVYFGPTSRRYKYDFASYTDLMLKYATKFLKELYSLGARRIGVFGAPPIGCVPSQRTVAGGLHRQCGEGHNQLAMLFNAKLTTLLDSLNKDMPNSRMVYLDIYNPLLDLIEHPEKNGFKIAEKGCCGTGIIEVGPICNPLSAICTDVNDYVFWDSFHPTERAYKIITSQVLKNDGNRLFGHQ
- the LOC115988971 gene encoding GDSL esterase/lipase EXL3-like isoform X4; amino-acid sequence: MHSLFVNSHPCSILLFKLILLVLFYNTTAVIKLPPNETYPAIFVFGDSTVDTGNNNNRITPSRANYSPYGNDFKGKVATGRFSNGKVPSDMIAAELEIKELLPAYLDPNLQTQDLITGVCFASGGSGYDPLTPKIALTWSMSDQLGMLKEYIVRLQGIVGVNRTNFILTRSLYLISLSSCDIANVYFGPTSRRYKYDFASYTDLMLKYATKFLKELYSLGARRIGVFGAPPIGCVPSQRTVAGGLHRQCGEGHNQLAMLFNAKLTTLLDSLNKDMPNSRMVYLDIYNPLLDLIEHPEKNGLS